In Trifolium pratense cultivar HEN17-A07 linkage group LG7, ARS_RC_1.1, whole genome shotgun sequence, a genomic segment contains:
- the LOC123895710 gene encoding uncharacterized protein LOC123895710: MIKRLIYIDTNEASTAQTFCEKLKMTKQLDSLMGKMKGLSLLPLGGCFDSCYDQTQTHGLGTRIWNLSDRPVELQIRVGSILKKVHILKPGSSKRVKSKRIYKTYMPSRSGSNNVGMKSLLYYYDETCHPYIWIHDIGGDSLRMVKQQYISLEDLKVSSEIKILRDQHKGCISVCKRIRPDFC; this comes from the coding sequence ATGATTAAGAgacttatatatatagatacaaATGAAGCTTCAACAGCACAAACTTTTTGTGAGAAGCTTAAAATGACTAAACAGTTGGATTCCCTCATGGGGAAAATGAAAGGTTTAAGCCTTCTACCTCTTGGTGGTTGCTTTGATAGCTGCTATGATCAGACACAAACCCATGGATTAGGGACAAGGATTTGGAACCTCAGTGATAGGCCAGTGGAACTACAAATAAGGGTTGGATCAATACTCAAGAAAGTTCATATTTTGAAGCCAGGGTCTTCAAAGAGAGTGAAAAGTAAACGCATATATAAGACGTATATGCCTAGTAGAAGTGGAAGCAATAATGTGGGAATGAAGAGTTTATTGTATTACTATGATGAAACTTGTCACCCTTATATATGGATTCATGATATTGGGGGTGATTCCTTAAGGATGGTAAAGCAACAGTATATAAGTCTTGAAGATTTGAAGGTGTCTTCTGAGATTAAGATCTTAAGGGATCAACATAAAGGTTGCATTTCAGTTTGTAAGAGAATTAGGCCTGATTTCTGTTGA